The Bacillus sp. Y1 genome has a window encoding:
- a CDS encoding methionine ABC transporter ATP-binding protein translates to MIEVKDLVKVYQTKKGEVTGVDHVSLTVNKGEIFGIVGYSGAGKSSLLRCLNLLEAPTSGEIKIDSVSLTSLGKKELRSARQKIGMIFQHFYLVSSKTVFENVAFALKAAHKSKAEIDVRVTELLEMVGLSDKRDVYPSQLSGGQKQRVGIARALANNPSVLLCDEATSALDPSTTKSILSLLKKINQELGLTIVLITHEMEVVKEICDRMAVMQDGRIVEEGQVYDLFSNPTNELTKEFINTILQFDLPEHLLTSSKGKIVKIHFRGPIAEESVISDALQNFQVKGNILHGKIEYIKETPLGIFIMELTGDHAEVEKALQYITSRTESLEVIRDAA, encoded by the coding sequence ATGATCGAAGTAAAAGATTTGGTGAAAGTCTACCAAACGAAAAAAGGTGAAGTAACCGGTGTGGACCATGTGTCACTTACCGTGAATAAAGGCGAGATTTTTGGAATTGTTGGCTATAGTGGTGCGGGCAAAAGTTCTTTGTTACGCTGTCTGAATTTATTAGAGGCTCCGACTTCAGGCGAAATTAAGATCGATAGTGTTTCCCTTACTTCTCTTGGGAAAAAGGAGCTTCGGAGCGCTCGTCAAAAAATCGGGATGATCTTCCAACACTTCTATCTCGTAAGCTCAAAGACTGTTTTTGAAAACGTAGCATTTGCTCTAAAAGCGGCTCATAAATCAAAAGCAGAAATTGATGTACGAGTAACAGAGCTACTTGAAATGGTCGGTTTGTCCGATAAGCGTGATGTGTATCCGTCTCAGCTAAGTGGTGGACAAAAACAACGTGTAGGGATTGCGAGAGCATTAGCGAATAACCCCTCCGTTCTCCTTTGTGATGAAGCTACCTCTGCCCTAGACCCGAGCACGACCAAATCAATTTTATCTTTGTTAAAAAAGATTAACCAAGAGCTAGGGTTAACGATTGTACTGATCACACATGAGATGGAAGTCGTAAAAGAGATTTGTGATCGAATGGCTGTTATGCAGGACGGTCGAATAGTTGAGGAAGGGCAAGTGTATGATTTGTTCTCAAATCCAACAAACGAACTTACGAAGGAATTCATTAATACAATTCTTCAATTTGATTTACCAGAACACTTACTAACTTCAAGCAAAGGAAAGATTGTGAAGATCCATTTCCGTGGGCCGATTGCAGAGGAGTCAGTGATTTCAGATGCGCTACAGAATTTCCAAGTGAAGGGCAATATTTTACACGGCAAAATCGAGTACATAAAAGAGACCCCTCTAGGGATTTTCATTATGGAGCTTACTGGAGATCATGCTGAAGTAGAAAAAGCCCTGCAGTACATTACATCTCGAACAGAAAGTTTGGAGGTGATCAGAGATGCCGCTTGA
- a CDS encoding methionine ABC transporter permease — protein MPLDSLIELLPDLNKAFFETIYMVGISIVVAMIVGLPVGVLLFVTDRGLFLENSLFNQIVGFLVNMIRSVPFIILLIALLPLADLIAGSTIGPTAASVSLSVAAIPFFARLVEQSLREIDKGVIEAAVAVGASPWMIIKEVLLPEAKPGIIQGVTITIISLVAYSAMAGIVGGGGVGDLAIRFGYYRYDNTVMITTVIILICLVQLIQFFGDRLAKAVNKR, from the coding sequence ATGCCGCTTGATAGCTTGATAGAGTTGCTACCTGATTTAAACAAAGCCTTTTTTGAAACGATTTATATGGTGGGAATATCGATTGTGGTAGCCATGATTGTCGGCTTGCCTGTGGGAGTACTATTGTTTGTTACCGACCGCGGATTATTTTTAGAGAATTCCCTATTTAATCAGATTGTGGGATTTTTAGTGAACATGATTCGCTCGGTTCCGTTTATTATCTTACTCATTGCCCTTTTGCCATTGGCAGACTTGATCGCTGGATCAACAATCGGGCCAACTGCCGCTTCAGTTTCACTCTCAGTAGCTGCGATTCCTTTCTTTGCAAGGTTAGTAGAACAGTCACTGCGTGAGATTGATAAGGGAGTCATTGAAGCAGCGGTCGCGGTCGGGGCCTCCCCGTGGATGATTATCAAGGAGGTTCTTCTGCCAGAAGCAAAACCAGGGATTATCCAAGGCGTGACCATTACGATTATTAGTTTAGTCGCTTACTCAGCGATGGCTGGTATCGTAGGTGGAGGCGGTGTTGGAGATCTAGCCATCCGGTTCGGGTACTACCGATACGACAACACGGTCATGATTACCACCGTTATCATCCTAATCTGCTTAGTCCAGCTCATCCAATTTTTTGGTGACCGACTAGCAAAAGCAGTAAACAAAAGATAA
- a CDS encoding MetQ/NlpA family ABC transporter substrate-binding protein: MRKLFLSFVILISIAALAACGGSSEEASSSEESATTKKEVKIGATSGPYSDMVSNAIKPLLEEKGYEVEVVEFSDYVQPNLALSKGDLDANLFQHKIYMENFAKENKIELSDVISVPTAPMGIYSKTFTSIDEIADGAAIAIPNDPTNAARAFLILEDLGLIKLNADADPLTVSEKDVENNVKNLVFQPIEAAQLPRAVDSVDLAAVPGNFALAAKMDLLDALQLENMPDQYRNRVVVDTKNIDSQFAKALKEVVESEEFEAIIDEDFQGFGKPEWMVNR, encoded by the coding sequence ATGAGAAAGTTATTTTTGAGTTTTGTAATTTTGATTTCTATTGCTGCTCTTGCAGCTTGCGGTGGAAGTTCTGAGGAAGCTTCTTCTTCTGAGGAAAGTGCGACTACGAAAAAAGAAGTGAAAATTGGAGCAACATCTGGTCCATACAGCGACATGGTATCAAACGCGATTAAGCCGTTATTAGAGGAAAAAGGCTATGAAGTAGAAGTAGTAGAATTCAGTGACTATGTTCAACCAAACCTTGCGTTATCAAAAGGTGACCTTGATGCAAACCTATTCCAGCACAAAATCTACATGGAAAACTTTGCAAAAGAAAATAAGATTGAACTTTCTGATGTGATTTCAGTACCAACCGCACCAATGGGAATCTACTCTAAGACGTTTACTTCTATCGATGAGATCGCTGATGGCGCTGCTATTGCGATTCCTAATGACCCAACAAACGCAGCAAGAGCTTTCTTAATTTTAGAAGACCTCGGTTTAATTAAATTAAATGCTGATGCTGACCCATTAACCGTTTCTGAAAAAGACGTAGAAAACAATGTAAAAAATCTTGTATTCCAACCAATTGAAGCAGCTCAGCTTCCACGTGCGGTTGACAGCGTGGACCTTGCTGCTGTACCAGGAAACTTCGCTTTAGCGGCAAAAATGGACTTACTTGACGCATTGCAACTTGAAAACATGCCTGATCAATACCGCAACCGTGTGGTAGTAGATACAAAGAATATTGATAGTCAATTTGCGAAAGCCCTGAAGGAAGTCGTAGAATCGGAAGAATTTGAAGCTATTATCGATGAAGATTTCCAAGGCTTCGGAAAACCGGAATGGATGGTAAATCGCTAA
- a CDS encoding iron-containing alcohol dehydrogenase family protein, which translates to MTKLEVRGAPSYYACYDGSLNDLENLLLSNSINHCLVIHGEESWKSASSYIPEITNVELTFVPYHGECSLHEVQRISTIANGTSIDAIIGIGGGKVLDLTKAVAHETNTEAILIPTLASTCSAWTPLSVFYTDKGEFTHYTIFPKSTLIVLIEPSIILHSPVKYVRAGIADTLAKWYEADVLVRELQDLPLPVKIAHQSARLCQIVLLEHSQAALEAMEEKTSSPAFLQVIEAIIVAGGLVGGFGDRYGRIAAAHSVHNGLTVAPETHHLLHGEKVAYGILVQLVLEGNLEEVASLLSFYKSLKLPILLRDLGLYNSEKITPIAERTVAAGESIHYLEKKLTSDDIKTAILTLEAFVHPLV; encoded by the coding sequence GTGACAAAATTAGAAGTGCGTGGCGCTCCCTCCTATTATGCTTGTTATGATGGTTCGTTAAACGACTTAGAAAATTTACTTCTCTCCAATTCAATTAATCATTGCTTAGTGATTCATGGAGAAGAATCTTGGAAATCAGCTTCATCCTATATACCAGAAATAACCAATGTAGAACTTACCTTTGTTCCCTATCATGGTGAGTGCTCATTACATGAAGTACAAAGAATCTCAACGATAGCCAATGGCACAAGTATCGACGCTATTATTGGAATAGGAGGAGGAAAAGTACTAGATCTTACAAAGGCAGTGGCACACGAAACAAACACGGAAGCCATTCTCATTCCGACACTTGCCTCCACCTGCTCTGCTTGGACACCATTGAGTGTGTTTTATACAGACAAAGGTGAATTCACTCATTACACCATTTTTCCGAAAAGCACACTTATTGTTTTAATTGAACCTAGTATTATTCTTCATTCACCGGTTAAGTATGTCCGAGCAGGAATTGCAGACACATTAGCCAAATGGTACGAAGCCGATGTGTTAGTACGTGAATTACAAGATTTACCGCTACCTGTAAAAATTGCCCATCAAAGTGCAAGACTATGTCAGATTGTTTTACTAGAACATAGCCAAGCAGCATTAGAAGCGATGGAAGAAAAAACATCGTCTCCAGCTTTTCTTCAAGTAATTGAAGCAATCATCGTAGCAGGTGGTTTGGTCGGTGGCTTCGGAGACCGTTACGGGAGAATCGCTGCTGCCCACTCAGTACATAATGGACTAACAGTTGCTCCGGAAACTCATCATCTTCTTCACGGTGAAAAGGTAGCATACGGCATTCTTGTTCAGCTTGTACTCGAGGGAAATTTAGAGGAGGTTGCCTCTCTTCTTTCTTTTTATAAATCCCTAAAGCTTCCTATTTTACTAAGGGATCTTGGATTATATAACTCTGAAAAAATTACGCCTATCGCCGAGAGAACAGTAGCAGCTGGAGAGTCTATTCATTACTTAGAGAAAAAACTTACTTCAGACGATATAAAAACAGCAATTCTCACACTAGAAGCATTTGTTCATCCCCTTGTTTAA
- a CDS encoding NAD(P)H-dependent flavin oxidoreductase, with amino-acid sequence MNFPQLKIGHMLPKAPIIQGGMGVGISLSKLASAVANAGGIGIISGTGISVEEMRNHIRQARALVKKDAGYIGVNVLFAMNDFAEKMKAALEEKVDFIISGAGISRDMYAWGKKAGIPVLSIVSSAKLAKMSERLGAAAVVVEGHEAGGHLGTERPLFDILPEVVEAVSIPVIAAGGIMTGADIAKAFSMGASGVQMGTRFVASEECDAPLSFKQKYVEATKEDTLLVKTTVGLHGRAIANHFTDLLTTSEKLKITKCRDCLKNCSYRFCTLDSLLKSMAGDVENGLVFAGARVHEIKEILPVKKIFENLTNEYRVAISK; translated from the coding sequence ATGAATTTTCCTCAGTTAAAAATCGGACATATGCTTCCGAAAGCTCCGATCATTCAAGGTGGCATGGGTGTAGGAATTTCCCTTAGCAAGCTTGCATCTGCTGTTGCAAATGCAGGTGGAATTGGCATAATTTCGGGTACAGGGATTTCCGTTGAAGAAATGAGAAACCATATTCGTCAAGCTAGAGCGCTTGTGAAGAAGGATGCAGGATATATTGGTGTAAATGTGTTATTTGCAATGAATGACTTTGCAGAGAAAATGAAGGCGGCACTTGAAGAAAAGGTCGATTTTATTATTTCAGGTGCAGGGATTTCAAGGGATATGTATGCATGGGGCAAGAAAGCAGGTATTCCAGTTCTTTCAATTGTGTCCTCAGCGAAGCTTGCGAAAATGTCGGAGCGCCTTGGTGCAGCGGCAGTTGTTGTGGAAGGACATGAAGCGGGTGGACATCTTGGGACCGAACGTCCATTATTTGATATTCTTCCTGAAGTTGTGGAGGCCGTATCGATCCCGGTTATCGCAGCGGGCGGAATCATGACAGGAGCAGACATTGCCAAGGCGTTCAGCATGGGAGCTTCTGGAGTACAAATGGGAACTCGGTTTGTTGCGAGTGAGGAATGTGATGCACCACTTTCCTTTAAGCAGAAATACGTCGAAGCGACGAAGGAAGATACACTGCTCGTCAAAACGACAGTTGGTCTTCATGGTCGAGCGATTGCGAATCATTTTACAGACTTACTCACTACTTCTGAAAAGCTAAAAATTACGAAATGTAGAGATTGCTTGAAAAATTGCTCGTATCGCTTCTGTACCCTTGATTCCCTTTTAAAATCAATGGCCGGCGATGTTGAAAATGGACTTGTCTTTGCAGGAGCACGAGTTCATGAAATCAAAGAGATTCTTCCTGTTAAAAAAATCTTTGAAAATCTAACAAACGAGTATCGTGTAGCGATTAGTAAATAA
- a CDS encoding heavy metal translocating P-type ATPase, translated as MSEKVLESQFQITGMTCAACSTRIEKGLKKMDGVTDANVNLALEKATVKFDAAVIGPVNIQEKIRALGYDVITEKAELNVTGMTCAACATRIEKGLNKLDGVVGANVNLALEKASVEYNPASVSVTDMIQKIEKLGYGATVKSDENEKETVDHRLKEIEKQQGKFIFSLILSLPLLWAMAGHFTFTSFLYVPEAFMNPWVQMALATPVQFFIGKQFYVGAYKALRNKSANMDVLVALGTSAAYFYSVYIAIGTIGHNAHGVGLYFETSAVLITLIILGKLFEVKAKGRSSEAIKKLMGLQAKTALVVRDGEEVEIPLEQVIAGDVLLVKPGEKIPVDGVILEGQSALDESMLTGESVPVDKTVGDVVIGATLNKNGFLKVQATKVGKDTVLAQIIKVVEEAQGSKAPIQRLADSISGIFVPIVVGIAVVTFLVWFFWVAPGDFPEALEKLIAVLVIACPCALGLATPTSIMAGSGRAAEFGILFKGGEHLEMTHRIQTVILDKTGTITNGKPVLTDVVTSMNEEEFLTLVGSAEKQSEHPLAQAIVEGIKEKGSALVDVSQFEAIPGFGIKAMVAEKEVLVGTRRLMKKYEINVEEMVLENMVSFEKEGKTAMLVAVDGAFAGIVAVADTIKVTSRSAIARLKDMGLEVIMITGDNEQTAQTIAKEAGVDRVIAEVLPEGKAEEVKKLQAAGKKVAMVGDGINDAPALAIADIGMAIGTGTDVAMEAADITLIRGDLNSIADAIFMSKKTITNIKQNLFWAFAYNTLGIPIAALGFLAPWLAGAAMAFSSVSVVLNALRLQRVKL; from the coding sequence ATGAGTGAAAAAGTACTAGAAAGTCAATTTCAGATTACCGGTATGACTTGTGCTGCGTGTTCTACTCGCATTGAAAAAGGTCTAAAAAAAATGGATGGAGTCACGGATGCAAATGTAAATTTAGCTTTAGAAAAAGCGACAGTAAAGTTTGATGCCGCTGTAATAGGGCCAGTTAACATTCAAGAGAAAATTCGTGCCCTTGGATATGACGTCATTACTGAAAAAGCAGAGCTAAACGTGACAGGCATGACGTGTGCAGCTTGTGCCACTCGCATTGAGAAAGGCTTAAACAAACTTGACGGTGTCGTTGGTGCCAACGTGAACCTCGCTCTTGAAAAAGCTTCTGTTGAATACAATCCAGCGTCTGTATCTGTTACGGATATGATTCAAAAAATAGAAAAGCTCGGATACGGGGCAACAGTAAAATCCGATGAAAATGAAAAGGAAACAGTCGATCACCGTTTAAAGGAAATAGAGAAGCAACAAGGAAAGTTTATTTTCTCTTTAATCTTATCTCTTCCACTTTTGTGGGCAATGGCAGGGCACTTTACGTTTACCTCCTTTTTATATGTTCCCGAAGCGTTCATGAATCCATGGGTACAAATGGCGTTAGCGACACCAGTCCAATTTTTCATCGGTAAGCAGTTTTATGTGGGTGCCTATAAAGCACTTCGAAACAAAAGTGCGAACATGGATGTACTTGTTGCGCTCGGCACATCTGCTGCTTATTTCTACAGTGTGTATATTGCCATTGGAACCATTGGCCACAACGCACACGGAGTCGGATTGTATTTTGAAACGAGTGCAGTTTTAATCACCTTAATCATATTAGGAAAATTGTTTGAAGTAAAAGCAAAAGGTCGCTCTTCTGAAGCGATCAAAAAGCTCATGGGGCTTCAAGCAAAAACAGCTCTTGTTGTTCGTGATGGAGAAGAAGTAGAAATTCCGTTAGAGCAGGTAATTGCTGGCGATGTGTTGCTGGTTAAGCCTGGGGAAAAGATTCCTGTGGATGGAGTCATTTTAGAAGGACAGTCCGCACTTGATGAGAGCATGCTGACAGGTGAAAGTGTTCCAGTTGATAAAACAGTTGGTGATGTGGTCATTGGAGCAACTCTTAATAAAAATGGATTTTTAAAAGTGCAAGCAACGAAAGTCGGGAAGGACACAGTTCTTGCGCAAATCATTAAGGTGGTAGAGGAAGCACAAGGATCAAAGGCACCGATTCAACGCTTGGCTGATTCTATTTCAGGCATTTTTGTCCCGATCGTAGTCGGAATTGCCGTTGTAACATTCCTTGTATGGTTTTTCTGGGTGGCACCTGGTGACTTCCCAGAAGCATTAGAAAAATTGATTGCCGTTTTAGTAATTGCTTGTCCTTGTGCACTTGGTCTCGCTACACCTACTTCAATCATGGCAGGATCTGGTCGTGCAGCAGAATTCGGTATTCTTTTTAAAGGCGGAGAGCACTTAGAAATGACACACCGCATTCAAACAGTCATTCTTGATAAAACAGGTACGATTACCAATGGAAAGCCGGTATTAACGGATGTAGTAACTTCCATGAATGAAGAAGAATTCTTAACATTGGTCGGTTCTGCTGAGAAGCAATCTGAGCACCCTCTTGCGCAAGCGATTGTAGAAGGAATTAAGGAAAAAGGAAGTGCGCTCGTCGATGTGTCTCAGTTTGAAGCGATACCTGGTTTCGGAATTAAGGCTATGGTCGCTGAAAAAGAGGTGTTAGTAGGCACTCGTCGTTTGATGAAGAAGTATGAAATTAATGTAGAAGAAATGGTCCTTGAAAACATGGTTTCTTTTGAAAAAGAAGGGAAAACAGCGATGCTAGTAGCGGTTGATGGCGCTTTTGCAGGTATCGTTGCAGTTGCTGATACAATTAAAGTAACGTCACGTTCAGCCATCGCACGCTTGAAGGATATGGGACTTGAAGTCATCATGATTACTGGTGACAATGAGCAAACCGCTCAAACAATCGCAAAAGAAGCAGGAGTAGATCGCGTCATTGCCGAAGTGCTTCCAGAAGGAAAAGCAGAGGAAGTGAAAAAGCTGCAGGCAGCTGGAAAGAAAGTTGCGATGGTTGGCGATGGAATCAACGATGCTCCAGCTTTGGCAATCGCAGATATCGGTATGGCGATTGGAACAGGTACCGATGTAGCGATGGAAGCAGCGGACATTACGCTCATCCGAGGTGACTTAAACAGCATTGCAGACGCCATCTTTATGAGCAAAAAGACGATCACAAATATCAAGCAAAATCTATTTTGGGCATTCGCCTACAACACACTAGGCATTCCGATTGCAGCACTTGGTTTCTTAGCTCCGTGGCTAGCGGGAGCAGCCATGGCCTTCAGCTCTGTATCAGTTGTGTTAAATGCATTACGGTTACAGCGAGTGAAGCTTTAA
- the copZ gene encoding copper chaperone CopZ, giving the protein MEKVTLQVEGMSCGHCVKAVEGSVGKLAGVAAVKVDLENKSVAVEFDADKVSLDTIKETIDDQGYDVK; this is encoded by the coding sequence ATGGAAAAAGTTACATTACAAGTAGAAGGTATGTCATGCGGACACTGCGTAAAAGCAGTAGAAGGTAGCGTTGGGAAATTAGCAGGGGTTGCAGCTGTAAAGGTTGACCTAGAAAACAAATCAGTTGCTGTAGAGTTTGATGCTGACAAAGTATCATTAGATACAATCAAAGAAACAATTGATGATCAAGGTTATGATGTAAAATAA
- a CDS encoding metal-sensitive transcriptional regulator has translation MNPDDSLLHEEESCHSSDRKSHHSDKVKSNLVTRLNRIEGQIRGIKGLIEKDTYCDDVITQISATQSALNSVAKILLEGHLKGCVVDRLQEGDVEVLDEVLVTIQKLMKK, from the coding sequence ATGAATCCAGATGATTCTTTGCTACATGAAGAGGAAAGCTGCCATAGCAGTGATCGGAAAAGTCATCATTCAGATAAAGTGAAAAGCAATCTTGTCACACGATTAAACCGGATTGAAGGTCAAATTCGTGGAATCAAGGGACTAATTGAAAAAGACACATACTGTGACGATGTCATTACACAAATTTCAGCCACACAATCAGCTTTAAACAGTGTCGCAAAAATATTGCTAGAAGGCCATTTAAAGGGCTGTGTGGTTGATCGTCTGCAAGAGGGCGATGTAGAAGTATTAGATGAGGTACTCGTAACGATTCAAAAATTAATGAAAAAATAA
- a CDS encoding heavy metal translocating P-type ATPase, whose translation MMNSKQVYRVQGLSUASCAKKFETNVKHLDGVFDANINFGAAKLTVFGEATIEEIEKAGAFDGIKVQPEKARIQEAKEPFLKRHAMVLASFVLLLIGWIFGEIRGEESFASMGAYASSMILGGYRLFRTGFKNLFRLEFDMKTLMTIAVIGAAIIGEWGEGATVVILFAISEVLESYSMDKARQSIRSLMDIAPKEAMIRRGLQEMVIDVEDIQINDVLLVKPGQKLAMDGIIVKGMSSINQAAITGESVPVAKGVNDEVYAGTLNEEGFLEVKVTKHVEDTTIAKIIHLVEEAQAERAPSQAFVDRFAKYYTPIIMLFALGVAVVPPLLFGLEWNEWVYQGLAVLVVGCPCALVISTPVAIVTAIGNAAKRGVLIKGGIHLEEMGAIKAIAFDKTGTLTKGIPVVTDYETAPNIPANETFSIISALEKVSQHPLASAILKKADQWELNYDHLELKDFTSVTGKGIEGKIAGTKYYVGSPSFIHEQLEGGITAVYREQITRLEEQGKTVMAVCSSEDFLAIVAVADEIREETKGVVQQLHSLGLQKTIMLTGDNEGTAKAIGQKAGVNEVKANLLPQEKLSYIKELRATYQRVAMVGDGVNDAPALAASSVGIAMGGAGTDTALETADIALMADDLRKLPFTVKLSRKALNIIKQNITFSLGIKLLALLLVVPGWLTLWIAIFADMGATLIVTLNSLRLLRVKDES comes from the coding sequence ATGATGAATAGTAAGCAAGTATATCGCGTTCAAGGGCTTTCTTGAGCCAGCTGTGCCAAAAAGTTCGAAACGAACGTAAAGCACCTGGATGGTGTTTTTGATGCAAATATAAACTTTGGTGCTGCCAAACTAACCGTGTTTGGTGAGGCAACGATAGAAGAAATTGAAAAAGCCGGTGCATTCGACGGGATAAAGGTTCAACCTGAAAAGGCTCGTATTCAAGAGGCGAAGGAGCCATTTCTAAAAAGGCATGCGATGGTTCTTGCTTCCTTTGTGCTATTGCTAATAGGATGGATATTTGGTGAAATCCGTGGGGAAGAATCCTTTGCATCGATGGGAGCTTATGCGTCCTCCATGATCTTAGGAGGCTACCGCCTCTTCAGGACAGGATTCAAAAATCTCTTCCGCCTCGAGTTTGATATGAAAACACTCATGACCATTGCGGTTATTGGAGCTGCCATTATCGGTGAATGGGGTGAAGGGGCAACCGTTGTTATTCTGTTTGCGATTAGTGAAGTGCTTGAATCGTATTCGATGGATAAAGCTCGCCAATCGATTCGCTCACTTATGGATATCGCTCCAAAAGAAGCAATGATACGGCGTGGACTTCAAGAGATGGTCATTGACGTAGAAGACATTCAAATTAATGATGTTCTACTTGTAAAGCCTGGCCAAAAATTAGCTATGGATGGGATCATCGTAAAAGGCATGTCATCCATCAATCAGGCAGCCATTACTGGGGAGTCCGTACCTGTTGCAAAGGGAGTGAACGATGAAGTTTACGCTGGGACCCTGAATGAAGAAGGCTTCCTTGAGGTAAAGGTGACAAAGCATGTAGAAGATACGACGATTGCGAAAATCATCCATTTGGTTGAAGAAGCGCAAGCGGAAAGAGCCCCATCACAGGCATTTGTTGACCGCTTTGCAAAGTATTACACACCAATCATTATGCTATTTGCCCTCGGAGTAGCGGTTGTCCCACCGCTATTGTTCGGCTTAGAGTGGAATGAGTGGGTATACCAAGGCTTAGCCGTGTTAGTAGTTGGTTGTCCGTGTGCTCTCGTTATTTCCACACCTGTTGCTATCGTAACAGCCATTGGAAATGCAGCGAAAAGGGGCGTTTTAATCAAAGGTGGAATTCATCTAGAGGAAATGGGAGCCATTAAGGCGATTGCTTTTGATAAAACTGGCACGTTAACAAAGGGCATTCCGGTAGTCACCGACTATGAAACCGCTCCGAACATTCCTGCCAACGAGACATTTTCCATTATATCAGCACTAGAAAAGGTCTCTCAGCATCCACTTGCCTCTGCTATTTTAAAAAAGGCAGATCAATGGGAATTGAATTATGACCATTTAGAACTGAAGGATTTTACCTCAGTAACAGGAAAAGGAATCGAAGGAAAAATTGCGGGGACGAAGTATTATGTGGGAAGTCCAAGTTTTATTCATGAACAGTTGGAGGGTGGCATAACAGCTGTCTATCGTGAACAAATTACTAGGCTTGAGGAACAAGGAAAAACGGTGATGGCTGTTTGTTCATCTGAAGATTTCCTTGCAATTGTGGCAGTGGCCGATGAGATTCGAGAAGAAACAAAAGGCGTGGTACAACAGCTTCACTCACTCGGACTGCAAAAGACCATTATGCTTACAGGAGACAATGAAGGTACGGCCAAGGCGATTGGACAGAAGGCAGGAGTAAATGAGGTAAAAGCGAATCTTCTCCCGCAAGAAAAGCTTTCATACATTAAAGAATTACGCGCCACTTATCAACGGGTAGCTATGGTCGGTGATGGTGTAAATGATGCACCTGCCTTAGCAGCTTCTTCTGTTGGTATTGCGATGGGAGGAGCAGGAACGGATACAGCCCTTGAAACAGCGGATATTGCGCTTATGGCTGATGATTTGAGAAAGCTTCCGTTCACTGTAAAGTTAAGTAGAAAAGCATTAAATATTATTAAACAAAATATCACTTTCTCACTTGGTATTAAGCTGTTGGCGCTATTATTAGTCGTTCCAGGTTGGCTCACATTATGGATTGCCATCTTTGCGGATATGGGAGCCACGTTAATTGTGACGCTGAACAGCCTACGATTGCTTCGGGTGAAAGATGAATCATAG
- a CDS encoding ArsR/SmtB family transcription factor: MAKEDVCEVTCFDEEKVTKVKNELNMQNTMEVSKLFKALADDTRVKIAYSLSVEEELCVCDVANIVGCTVATASHHLRLLRNLGLATYRKEGKLVYYALDDEHVKQLVNIAFTHQKEVALRG, from the coding sequence ATGGCGAAAGAGGATGTATGTGAGGTCACCTGTTTTGATGAGGAGAAGGTTACGAAAGTAAAAAATGAGCTTAATATGCAAAACACAATGGAGGTCTCGAAGCTTTTTAAAGCATTAGCGGATGACACGCGTGTGAAAATTGCTTATTCGCTAAGTGTGGAAGAGGAGCTTTGCGTATGCGATGTGGCTAATATAGTTGGATGCACGGTTGCTACCGCTTCGCACCATCTTCGACTCCTTCGAAACCTTGGTCTTGCCACCTACCGAAAAGAAGGAAAACTGGTCTATTATGCCTTAGACGATGAGCATGTTAAACAACTCGTTAACATCGCCTTTACCCATCAAAAGGAGGTGGCATTACGTGGATAA